One Polynucleobacter sp. MWH-Spelu-300-X4 genomic window carries:
- the bamA gene encoding outer membrane protein assembly factor BamA produces the protein MKSSKKFIRTPLAAIAISLLSAPICAAEPFVVKDIRVEGLQRVEPGTVFTYLPVRVGETFTDDKGSDAIRALYNTGFFKHVKVESENNVLIINVEERPAISQIEFTGLKEFDKDGLKKSLKAAGVADGRYYDKSIIDKAEQELKRQYVSRGFYGAEIKTTITPVDRNRVAILFNVEEGDVSKIKLININGAETFKESTLLDEMQLSQGNWLSWYTKNNLYSKQKLVADLESIRSFYLSQGYLEFTIESTQVSISPDKTGMYLNINIKEGKQYKVSSVKLAGELLGKEEELNKLIQVKPGEIYSSTKLAASTAAIADKLGAYGYAFASTTPSTDLKKDTQLVDLTLTIEPGKRTYVRKINVLGNTKTRDDVIRREIRQLESSWYDSEKLKLSKDRVNRTGYFTDVDIGNEDVPNTTDQVDVNLKVTEKPTGSLSLGAGFSSTDKLILSAGITQDNIFGSGTSLGLNVNTGKTNRTLALSNYDPYFTEDGISRFTEVYTRSSKPLYYAGDTEYQIKSTGGSFKLGVPYSEVDRVFFGIGIETLSMTTSINTPIAYQSYIGQYGTSTLNIPLTVGWARDARDSALVPSRGTYQQANLEVGTAIGDLEYYRAYYQHQYFLPLFKGNVLSFNGEIGYGATYNGKEFPVTKNYYVGGIGSVRGYEPGTLGPRSVPNYYGVTTPLGGASKLIGNVEYTFPIPGSGVDKTLRLFGFFDAGNVYEKTPTFSDLRTSYGFGLSWISPLGPLKFSYGIPLSKKPEDRLQRFQFQIGTAF, from the coding sequence TTGAAATCAAGTAAAAAATTTATACGTACGCCATTAGCTGCTATTGCTATTAGTTTGTTATCAGCTCCAATTTGTGCAGCTGAACCATTTGTAGTGAAAGATATTCGCGTCGAAGGTCTTCAAAGAGTGGAGCCAGGTACTGTATTTACTTACTTACCAGTTCGTGTTGGCGAAACTTTTACAGACGACAAGGGCTCTGATGCCATTCGAGCGCTATATAACACTGGCTTTTTTAAGCATGTGAAAGTTGAGTCAGAAAATAATGTTCTGATTATTAACGTTGAAGAGCGCCCAGCTATTTCTCAAATTGAATTTACTGGACTTAAAGAGTTCGATAAAGACGGTCTTAAGAAATCACTCAAAGCAGCGGGCGTTGCTGATGGTCGTTATTACGATAAATCCATCATTGATAAAGCTGAGCAAGAGCTAAAACGCCAGTATGTTTCTCGTGGTTTTTATGGGGCAGAAATTAAGACTACCATTACCCCAGTTGATAGAAATAGAGTGGCTATTCTTTTCAATGTGGAAGAGGGCGATGTTTCAAAAATTAAATTAATTAATATCAATGGCGCTGAAACATTCAAAGAATCAACGCTGCTTGATGAGATGCAATTATCACAAGGTAATTGGTTATCTTGGTACACAAAAAACAACCTTTACTCTAAACAAAAACTGGTTGCTGACTTAGAGTCAATTAGATCCTTTTACCTCAGTCAAGGTTATCTAGAGTTCACCATTGAATCAACGCAAGTATCAATATCTCCAGATAAGACCGGCATGTACCTCAATATCAATATTAAAGAAGGTAAGCAATATAAGGTTTCTAGCGTCAAACTGGCTGGTGAGTTATTGGGTAAAGAAGAAGAGCTAAACAAACTTATTCAAGTAAAACCTGGAGAGATTTATTCTTCAACCAAGTTAGCCGCATCAACAGCTGCGATAGCTGACAAGTTGGGCGCTTATGGTTACGCATTTGCGTCAACGACACCTAGCACTGATTTGAAAAAAGATACTCAATTGGTTGACCTTACTTTAACTATTGAGCCAGGTAAACGTACATATGTTCGTAAGATTAACGTTTTAGGCAATACAAAAACTCGCGATGATGTAATTAGACGCGAAATTCGCCAATTGGAAAGTTCCTGGTATGACAGTGAAAAATTAAAGCTTTCTAAAGATAGAGTCAATAGAACTGGGTACTTCACTGATGTTGATATCGGTAATGAAGATGTTCCCAATACAACGGATCAAGTTGATGTTAATTTAAAGGTGACTGAAAAGCCTACAGGCTCATTAAGTTTAGGCGCAGGATTCTCTTCTACAGATAAGTTGATTCTATCTGCGGGTATTACGCAAGATAATATTTTTGGCTCAGGTACTAGTCTTGGTTTAAACGTTAATACAGGTAAAACTAATCGTACATTAGCTTTATCTAATTACGATCCATACTTTACCGAGGATGGAATTAGTCGCTTTACGGAGGTTTATACAAGATCTAGCAAACCCTTGTATTACGCTGGCGATACTGAATATCAAATTAAATCAACAGGTGGTAGCTTTAAGTTAGGTGTTCCATATTCAGAAGTTGATCGAGTATTTTTTGGTATTGGCATCGAAACATTAAGTATGACGACAAGCATTAATACCCCTATTGCTTATCAAAGTTATATTGGACAATACGGCACAAGCACATTAAATATTCCGTTAACAGTTGGTTGGGCTAGAGATGCTCGCGACAGTGCTTTAGTACCATCACGCGGTACTTACCAGCAAGCAAATCTAGAAGTTGGTACCGCTATTGGTGATCTAGAGTACTACCGCGCCTATTATCAACATCAATACTTTTTACCCTTATTTAAAGGTAATGTTTTGTCATTTAATGGTGAAATTGGCTATGGGGCAACCTATAACGGCAAAGAGTTCCCTGTTACTAAAAACTACTATGTAGGTGGTATTGGCTCTGTTCGTGGTTATGAGCCAGGCACGCTAGGGCCAAGATCTGTACCTAATTATTACGGTGTAACAACGCCATTAGGTGGCGCCTCAAAATTGATTGGTAACGTGGAATACACTTTCCCCATTCCAGGCTCAGGTGTAGATAAAACATTGAGATTATTTGGATTCTTTGATGCTGGTAATGTGTATGAAAAAACACCAACATTCTCAGATTTAAGAACTTCTTATGGTTTTGGTCTTTCTTGGATATCTCCATTGGGTCCGTTAAAATTTAGTTACGGTATCCCTTTAAGTAAAAAGCCTGAAGATCGTTT